In Paenibacillus algicola, a genomic segment contains:
- a CDS encoding PLP-dependent transferase, translated as MDKNQLNIESRLAQIGSVEEPVTGAINFPIYQATAFRHPRLGQSTGFDYIRTKNPTRQVLEEACAGLESGDAGFACSSGMAALQTVFALFSQGDHLIVSLDLYGGTYRLLEAILSRFGVSASYVDTNDLDALESCRKPSTKAVFIETPTNPLMMITDIQAVSHWAHRHGLLSIVDNTLLTPFFQRPIELGADVVVHSATKYLGGHNDVLAGLIVTKGKELSDKMAFLHNSIGAVLSPSDSYQLMRGMKTLALRMERHEQNALAVANFLSSHEAVEQVFYPGLPDHPGYDIQCKQSSGNTGILSFKVKDARYVEPILRHISLIAFAESLGGVESLMTYPAVQTHADIPLEIREAVGVDERLLRFSVGIEHEQDLIQDLGQALAKAAAEVEGGTRS; from the coding sequence GTGGACAAAAACCAGTTGAACATAGAAAGCCGCCTGGCACAGATTGGGTCGGTGGAGGAGCCGGTTACCGGCGCGATCAATTTTCCAATATACCAGGCTACGGCGTTCCGCCATCCAAGGCTTGGCCAGAGCACGGGCTTTGATTACATCCGCACCAAAAATCCGACCCGGCAGGTGCTGGAGGAGGCTTGTGCAGGACTTGAGTCCGGCGATGCCGGCTTCGCCTGCAGCTCCGGTATGGCTGCCCTGCAAACGGTGTTTGCCCTGTTTAGCCAGGGGGACCATCTAATCGTCTCGCTGGACCTTTACGGCGGGACTTATCGGCTACTGGAGGCGATCCTGTCCCGTTTTGGCGTCAGCGCAAGCTACGTGGATACCAACGACCTGGACGCACTGGAAAGCTGCCGGAAGCCGAGCACGAAGGCGGTGTTTATCGAGACACCGACGAATCCGCTTATGATGATTACTGATATTCAAGCCGTCAGCCATTGGGCGCACCGGCACGGCCTGCTGTCCATCGTTGACAATACGCTGCTGACACCGTTCTTTCAGCGCCCGATCGAGCTGGGGGCAGATGTCGTTGTGCACAGTGCGACGAAATATCTGGGCGGACATAATGATGTGCTGGCGGGTCTGATCGTAACGAAAGGTAAAGAGCTGTCGGACAAAATGGCCTTTCTTCACAATTCCATCGGCGCCGTGCTAAGTCCGTCCGATTCGTACCAGCTGATGCGTGGCATGAAGACCCTTGCGCTGCGGATGGAGCGCCATGAGCAGAATGCGCTGGCTGTAGCCAACTTCCTCAGCAGCCATGAGGCTGTGGAGCAGGTGTTCTATCCCGGCCTGCCGGATCACCCTGGCTATGACATTCAATGCAAGCAGTCCAGCGGAAATACAGGCATTCTGTCCTTTAAGGTGAAGGATGCGCGCTATGTAGAGCCAATTCTCCGCCATATTTCTTTGATTGCCTTTGCCGAAAGTTTGGGGGGCGTAGAGTCTCTTATGACGTATCCTGCGGTGCAGACCCATGCCGATATTCCTCTTGAAATCCGTGAGGCGGTCGGTGTTGATGAACGCCTGCTGCGCTTCTCGGTCGGGATTGAGCATGAGCAGGACCTTATTCAGGATCTGGGCCAGGCGCTTGCCAAAGCGGCGGCTGAGGTTGAAGGAGGGACGCGGTCATGA